Proteins co-encoded in one Leptospira inadai serovar Lyme str. 10 genomic window:
- a CDS encoding helix-turn-helix domain-containing protein: protein MPNYFFPNEYPLGNHWSFWALITFAIFGTYLGLLLCIGQSVIERKTALNRLLALLFLSLGILEGTGLCMVMGYFPEIPRIVLLHIPVLGSLGPILYGIHKIIQDSEFEDSTLGLSQKHFVLPGLIWLAYGIVFFLNLSELQSGFQAFVSTRGLFDLIFYVPLLILAGYISALLKGSRMLFKIAVLRQEWTARVLLYIVLATIANHSVGAFYLLGKNSVFLLISADMMTVSLCISYLIGRKYPAYFQNLQKVARETNSRYSRSLLLGMDLETLRENLRLAMETEKLYRDEDLSLATLAEELALSPHQLSELINQEMGKNFSAFVNEYRIREACELLKKETNRSILDIGYEVGFRSKTSFHRAFIKQIGLPPSEFREKNSG from the coding sequence ATGCCGAACTATTTTTTTCCGAATGAATATCCCCTAGGCAACCATTGGTCGTTTTGGGCTCTAATTACGTTCGCCATATTTGGCACGTATCTAGGACTTCTACTTTGTATCGGTCAATCGGTTATAGAGAGGAAGACGGCTTTAAATAGATTACTGGCCTTATTGTTCCTTTCCCTGGGAATATTGGAAGGCACCGGTCTTTGCATGGTGATGGGATACTTTCCCGAGATTCCAAGAATCGTCTTATTACATATTCCCGTACTGGGATCTCTCGGGCCGATTCTATACGGAATTCATAAGATTATCCAGGATTCCGAATTTGAAGATTCGACTCTCGGGTTGAGTCAAAAACATTTTGTTCTTCCGGGACTGATTTGGCTAGCTTACGGAATCGTTTTCTTTTTGAATCTGTCGGAACTGCAAAGCGGTTTTCAAGCATTCGTTTCGACCCGCGGCCTATTCGATCTAATATTTTACGTGCCCTTGCTCATACTCGCCGGTTACATTTCGGCACTTCTAAAGGGCTCGCGAATGCTGTTTAAGATTGCGGTGCTGCGCCAGGAATGGACGGCAAGAGTTCTCTTGTATATCGTTTTAGCTACGATCGCGAATCATTCGGTTGGAGCTTTCTATTTGCTGGGCAAGAATTCGGTATTTCTGCTTATCAGCGCCGATATGATGACGGTAAGTCTTTGCATTTCCTATCTGATCGGCCGAAAGTATCCCGCCTACTTTCAGAATTTGCAAAAAGTCGCGAGAGAAACCAACAGTCGATATTCCCGGTCCCTCTTACTAGGAATGGATCTGGAAACGCTACGGGAAAATTTACGGCTGGCGATGGAAACCGAAAAGCTCTATCGGGACGAGGATTTAAGTTTGGCGACTCTTGCGGAAGAACTGGCTCTCTCTCCTCACCAATTATCGGAATTGATCAACCAGGAAATGGGTAAGAACTTTTCGGCTTTTGTGAACGAATATCGAATTCGGGAAGCCTGCGAACTGTTAAAAAAAGAAACGAATCGATCCATCTTGGATATCGGTTATGAAGTGGGTTTTCGCAGCAAAACCTCTTTCCATAGGGCTTTTATCAAGCAAATAGGATTGCCTCCGTCGGAGTTTCGCGAAAAGAATTCGGGCTAG
- a CDS encoding fatty acid desaturase, translated as MGSAVMEKKRTIDALTDKEKAKRIIKWIRYSDSKFRKRFSFLKYQNAIGFGITIGSAGGMIFLAGLYIAGLIPFWTCIIGNGILASFLHEMEHDLIHSIYFKESPRMQNFLFWMVWLFRANAVNPWFRKEIHLLHHKLSGNPEDIEERFISNGMPLGWKRFLVMVDPIMAVVLQGPKIRKDAIHYLKKIKSSPIKGPFRSIFLLLWYSFLIWGLFAVLNWSMGSPIQEKGWVATAHTILNTAAVVYLIPCWLRQTAIQIVSSNMHYYGDVKGLYQQTQVLDSWLVLPLHLFCFNFGATHGIHHFVVSQPFYLRQAVAPFVRPILKKYGIRFNDFESMLRGNRYEKSSSGELGLV; from the coding sequence ATGGGTTCAGCAGTGATGGAAAAGAAGCGGACGATCGACGCGTTGACGGATAAGGAAAAAGCAAAACGGATTATCAAATGGATTCGGTACTCCGATTCGAAATTCAGAAAACGATTTTCTTTTTTGAAATATCAAAATGCGATCGGCTTCGGTATAACGATCGGTTCGGCGGGCGGAATGATTTTCCTAGCGGGACTTTATATCGCGGGTTTAATTCCGTTTTGGACCTGCATTATCGGGAACGGGATTCTCGCTTCTTTTTTGCACGAGATGGAGCATGATCTCATACATAGCATTTATTTTAAAGAAAGCCCTAGAATGCAAAATTTTTTATTTTGGATGGTTTGGCTTTTTCGCGCAAACGCGGTAAACCCCTGGTTCAGAAAAGAAATCCATTTATTGCATCATAAACTGTCCGGAAATCCCGAAGATATCGAAGAGAGATTCATCAGCAATGGAATGCCTCTCGGATGGAAACGTTTTCTGGTCATGGTGGATCCGATTATGGCAGTCGTTCTTCAGGGACCGAAAATTAGAAAAGATGCGATTCACTATCTTAAAAAAATAAAATCATCACCGATTAAAGGACCGTTTCGATCCATCTTTCTACTATTATGGTATTCGTTTCTTATCTGGGGATTGTTTGCCGTACTGAATTGGTCTATGGGTTCACCGATTCAGGAAAAAGGTTGGGTTGCAACTGCTCATACGATTCTAAACACCGCTGCAGTCGTTTATCTGATTCCTTGTTGGTTAAGGCAAACCGCTATCCAAATCGTTTCTTCGAATATGCACTATTATGGAGACGTTAAAGGATTGTATCAACAAACGCAGGTCCTTGATTCCTGGCTCGTTCTACCTCTCCATTTATTTTGTTTTAATTTCGGCGCTACGCACGGAATCCATCACTTCGTGGTAAGCCAACCGTTTTATTTGAGACAGGCGGTGGCGCCGTTCGTGCGGCCGATTTTAAAGAAATATGGAATTCGATTCAACGATTTTGAAAGCATGCTTAGAGGGAATCGATACGAAAAATCAAGTTCGGGTGAACTTGGGCTGGTATAA
- a CDS encoding glycosyl hydrolase family 18 protein encodes MKSPSKNIRLILFAALVATLFLASFLGVRFWKNKKQAEEARAVETRRVYASTWSQDFWAMLKYVHLYDELHPFLYGLEGGRNNTGRLRSVWKPQEIAERIMWFRLVSPKTLIIPTIFRWENDFEKVSDAIGLNGNLEVRDFHIKNIINEIETYGYDGIDIDYEGMTCEKKESFEEFLMALKGELRKRNKLLSVSIHPKTLSEKKSVFPCKGLRAPIQVDFFEAYRGQLSHDYEFLGKVADKVKIMAYELHPRKNGFPGPGPQAPDWWIERILEYAVTRIPSDKLYMAIPTYGYDWSLNCDIPSKSVYYSRAKFIQDHWNPRIEQPTDVSRIYQTQPKASDWIFLRPYLYRHEGHIYTDPSLWYRLGGCDRVAFYMNRTAFEAKMNILEKFKIRGFSFWQLIEDNDPEINEYLQEKIGK; translated from the coding sequence TTGAAATCTCCGAGTAAAAACATTCGACTGATTCTCTTCGCGGCTTTGGTAGCGACACTCTTTTTAGCATCCTTCCTAGGAGTCCGCTTTTGGAAAAATAAAAAGCAAGCGGAGGAAGCTCGGGCAGTCGAAACTAGGAGGGTTTACGCTTCCACTTGGTCCCAGGATTTTTGGGCCATGCTCAAATACGTTCATTTATATGACGAGTTGCATCCTTTCCTTTACGGTTTGGAGGGAGGGAGGAACAATACGGGAAGACTTCGCTCGGTCTGGAAGCCGCAAGAGATCGCTGAGAGAATCATGTGGTTTCGTCTCGTTTCCCCGAAAACGCTGATTATACCCACGATTTTTCGCTGGGAAAATGATTTTGAAAAAGTCTCCGATGCGATCGGGTTGAACGGAAATCTCGAAGTACGGGATTTTCATATTAAAAACATAATCAATGAAATCGAAACGTACGGTTATGACGGCATCGATATCGATTATGAAGGAATGACCTGCGAAAAAAAGGAATCCTTCGAAGAGTTTTTAATGGCGTTGAAGGGAGAATTACGAAAACGAAATAAACTACTTTCCGTTTCGATACACCCGAAAACCCTTTCGGAAAAGAAATCCGTTTTTCCCTGCAAAGGTTTACGCGCTCCGATACAGGTCGATTTTTTTGAGGCGTATCGCGGCCAGCTTTCCCACGATTATGAATTTTTAGGAAAGGTCGCGGATAAGGTAAAGATCATGGCGTACGAGTTGCATCCGAGAAAGAACGGATTTCCCGGTCCTGGACCTCAGGCCCCGGATTGGTGGATAGAACGCATCCTCGAATATGCAGTGACCCGAATTCCGTCGGATAAATTGTATATGGCCATTCCTACCTACGGATATGATTGGTCGTTAAACTGCGATATTCCCTCCAAATCGGTATATTATTCCCGCGCAAAATTCATACAAGATCATTGGAATCCTAGGATAGAACAACCTACCGACGTTTCGAGGATCTATCAAACTCAGCCGAAAGCGTCCGATTGGATATTCCTTCGCCCCTACCTTTATAGGCACGAAGGACATATCTATACCGATCCGTCCCTGTGGTACCGTTTAGGGGGCTGCGACCGTGTCGCCTTTTATATGAATCGAACCGCGTTCGAAGCGAAGATGAATATTTTAGAAAAGTTTAAAATAAGAGGCTTTTCTTTTTGGCAGCTGATAGAGGACAACGATCCGGAAATAAACGAATATTTGCAGGAGAAAATCGGAAAATGA
- a CDS encoding acyl-CoA dehydrogenase family protein: MDFTLTKDEQEFIESFRTFCKKEIAPFAEELDKKKELPRTHYTKLAEAGYLGLLHEEEYGGQGAGFFLSTLAMEVVSEYCGSTFFSVGASAGLFGLPLKHFGTTEQKRKFLPEIISAKKIGSLGVTEPDSGSDVASITTVAKRSGSDRYLLTGQKTYITNAPNADYCLVLARALDSSGKEKGLTHFIVDLHSKGVSRSLAMDKMGLRASPTGALFFEDVEIPEENILGKLGKGFRQTMQTFNTERLSLAAYSLGVMRACLSDSKSFASSRKSFGKSISQHQGVAFLLAEIYTKLEASKWLTYNVAWESEVAEREGKGNMPLSGKCAACKLFATTSAREVTNLAVQVHGGAGFMDEYRVSRLYRDVRLAEIGGGTSEIQKLIIAGSLLKQDVS, encoded by the coding sequence ATGGATTTTACCTTAACAAAGGATGAACAAGAGTTCATCGAATCTTTTCGGACATTTTGCAAAAAGGAAATAGCTCCTTTTGCAGAGGAATTAGATAAGAAAAAGGAACTGCCTAGGACTCATTATACTAAACTAGCGGAAGCAGGCTATCTAGGCTTACTGCACGAGGAAGAATACGGAGGCCAGGGCGCCGGATTCTTCCTCAGCACTCTTGCAATGGAAGTGGTCTCGGAATATTGCGGCAGCACATTTTTCAGTGTAGGAGCTTCGGCAGGATTATTCGGCCTGCCCCTTAAACATTTTGGTACGACGGAACAGAAAAGAAAATTTCTGCCTGAGATTATTTCCGCTAAGAAAATCGGATCCCTCGGCGTTACCGAACCGGATTCCGGATCGGACGTCGCATCCATCACTACGGTGGCAAAACGGTCCGGAAGCGATCGATACCTACTTACGGGACAAAAAACATATATTACGAATGCGCCTAATGCGGACTATTGTTTGGTTCTTGCAAGAGCCTTGGATTCGTCGGGAAAAGAAAAAGGGCTTACTCATTTTATCGTAGACCTGCATAGTAAGGGAGTCAGTCGCTCGCTTGCGATGGATAAAATGGGATTAAGAGCCTCGCCTACAGGTGCTCTTTTTTTCGAAGACGTGGAAATTCCCGAAGAGAATATTTTAGGAAAATTAGGAAAGGGTTTTAGACAAACCATGCAGACATTCAATACAGAACGTCTATCATTGGCCGCCTACTCTCTCGGAGTCATGCGGGCCTGTCTGTCGGATTCTAAATCGTTCGCATCCTCGCGGAAAAGTTTCGGGAAGTCGATTTCGCAACACCAAGGTGTGGCATTTCTTTTGGCGGAAATCTACACTAAACTCGAAGCGTCAAAATGGTTAACGTATAACGTGGCTTGGGAAAGCGAAGTCGCCGAGCGGGAAGGAAAAGGGAATATGCCCTTATCCGGAAAGTGCGCTGCTTGCAAGTTATTTGCCACGACTTCGGCTCGAGAAGTTACGAACCTTGCCGTCCAAGTTCATGGGGGCGCCGGCTTCATGGACGAATATCGAGTTTCGAGATTGTATAGGGACGTCCGCTTAGCTGAAATAGGCGGAGGAACGAGCGAGATCCAAAAATTAATCATCGCCGGAAGCTTACTGAAACAGGACGTTTCGTAA
- a CDS encoding condensation domain-containing protein produces the protein MRSLDHAEANFWLYDHVSSMNFAVMASGNGDLKVEDLRKGLDTVQSRHGLARVAIERKYGADPHLCFITDPNAKIPLVVQEFSRDWKTKVAKDSIRPFSLGEAPLIRAVLHRSDDGSDWAFAIVFHHSIADGRSGMHFLLDVLRAFSLGRGEYSSSPQVLPSLMDLYSAEGRANEEKLKEKPLSLPRFSRKSNELSPEIISFQIESDELRELLRKGREKGVSLHGVLGAAQISSFYNLFGAGAGGVLNLSTPADLRPYLSQSIDDSSLGLYITLLTTQLKFGTSFWSLAKQIKDDLKNRLNRREGRAFYELLPPPEQFLQREDGLRVFSSLMTKTPQTSVLSNVGVLPDAEIPNLQIREISFTVHPSLTQTLFTTATTFRGRLVININFDSNRWEKDEIRQYVANFQKVLSKQVS, from the coding sequence ATGAGATCCCTGGATCATGCCGAGGCCAATTTCTGGCTGTATGATCATGTTTCTTCCATGAACTTTGCGGTCATGGCCAGCGGCAACGGCGACTTAAAGGTGGAGGATCTTCGCAAGGGGTTGGATACCGTTCAATCCCGGCACGGTTTGGCCCGCGTTGCGATCGAAAGGAAGTACGGAGCGGATCCTCATCTATGTTTTATCACCGATCCTAACGCAAAAATTCCGCTCGTTGTCCAAGAATTTTCCCGGGATTGGAAGACAAAAGTAGCGAAGGATTCGATTCGGCCGTTTTCGTTAGGAGAAGCTCCTTTGATTCGCGCCGTATTGCACCGATCCGATGATGGGAGCGATTGGGCCTTTGCGATCGTCTTCCACCATAGCATTGCGGACGGACGTTCGGGCATGCATTTTCTTTTGGATGTGTTGCGGGCATTTTCTCTCGGCAGGGGCGAATATTCTTCTTCCCCTCAAGTGCTTCCGTCCTTAATGGATTTATATTCCGCGGAAGGTCGGGCAAACGAGGAGAAATTAAAGGAGAAACCTCTTTCTTTACCTCGTTTCTCGCGAAAAAGCAACGAGCTGAGTCCTGAAATTATTAGTTTCCAAATCGAGTCCGACGAGTTGCGGGAATTACTTCGAAAAGGACGGGAAAAGGGAGTATCTTTACACGGAGTTCTCGGTGCGGCTCAAATATCCTCCTTCTACAATTTGTTCGGAGCCGGAGCCGGTGGAGTATTGAATCTTTCTACGCCTGCCGATCTGCGTCCTTACCTGAGTCAGTCTATCGATGATTCCTCCTTAGGCTTATATATTACTCTATTGACGACGCAATTAAAATTCGGAACCTCGTTTTGGTCTCTCGCCAAGCAGATCAAAGATGATTTAAAAAATCGATTGAATCGAAGGGAGGGGAGAGCCTTCTACGAATTACTTCCCCCTCCCGAACAATTTTTACAAAGAGAAGACGGGTTACGCGTATTTTCCTCCTTGATGACCAAAACTCCGCAAACAAGCGTTTTAAGTAATGTAGGCGTTTTGCCCGACGCCGAGATCCCGAATCTGCAGATACGGGAGATTTCGTTTACGGTCCATCCTTCCTTGACTCAGACCTTATTTACGACGGCCACCACTTTCAGAGGTAGGTTAGTGATTAACATAAACTTCGACTCGAATCGTTGGGAAAAGGACGAGATTCGCCAATATGTTGCGAATTTTCAAAAAGTTTTATCCAAGCAGGTTTCCTAG